A single region of the Chloroflexota bacterium genome encodes:
- the pyrR gene encoding bifunctional pyr operon transcriptional regulator/uracil phosphoribosyltransferase PyrR, giving the protein MTGRSIMTADEIRRAVVRISHELVEKQAGTSGLALVGIQRRGVPLALRLAEAIAEHEGVRLPVGALDITFYRDDLSLVAAQPVVKGTDLPFDLNGATVVLVDDVLYTGRTIRAAMDALVDFGRPQAIRLAVLVDRGHRELPIRADHVGKNVPTSREEVVRVHLAETDGIDDVAIERRAEAPVVEAIR; this is encoded by the coding sequence ATGACCGGCCGCAGCATCATGACAGCCGACGAGATCCGGCGGGCGGTCGTGCGCATCTCCCATGAGCTCGTCGAGAAGCAGGCCGGCACGTCCGGGCTCGCCCTCGTCGGGATCCAGCGGCGGGGTGTCCCGCTCGCGCTCCGGCTCGCCGAGGCGATCGCGGAGCACGAGGGTGTGCGCCTCCCGGTGGGTGCGCTCGACATCACGTTCTATCGCGACGACCTCTCGCTCGTCGCCGCTCAGCCGGTCGTCAAGGGCACGGACCTCCCGTTCGATCTCAACGGCGCGACCGTCGTCCTCGTCGACGACGTCCTCTACACCGGACGGACGATCCGGGCCGCGATGGACGCCCTCGTCGATTTCGGACGGCCACAGGCGATCCGCCTCGCCGTCCTCGTCGATCGTGGCCATCGCGAGCTGCCGATCCGGGCTGACCACGTGGGCAAGAACGTGCCGACGAGCCGCGAGGAGGTCGTCAGGGTCCACCTCGCCGAGACGGACGGGATCGACGACGTGGCGATCGAGCGACGGGCGGAGGCTCCGGTCGTCGAGGCGATCCGGTGA
- a CDS encoding aspartate carbamoyltransferase catalytic subunit has translation MDVDPAGGPPTTGPGTPDPSGGDPVAFARPPATSSWRHRHLLDVDVLSWAEIELVLRTTDAMREVLARPIAKVPALRGTNVTILFYEASTRTRVSFEVAAKNLSADVVNIAASSSSVAKGESLVDTVRTIEALGARMLVMRHPTSGAPHLAAEHFGGHVLNGGDGWHAHPTQALLDLYTLRERLGTGAEERFLRGRKVVILGDILHSRVARSNIWTLSAAGADLWLCGPATLLRGFEAWARRGVHGAADGSRVTVTSDVAAALRDADVVMALRIQRERMAGGLLPSLREYAARYGLTAARLAEARPGALVMHPGPMNEGVEIAADVAAGPRSLITDQVTNGVAVRMALLYILAGAEGAGR, from the coding sequence ATCGATGTCGACCCAGCCGGCGGTCCGCCGACCACCGGGCCGGGCACCCCCGATCCGTCCGGCGGGGATCCCGTCGCCTTCGCCCGCCCGCCCGCCACGAGCTCGTGGCGTCATCGCCATCTCCTCGACGTCGACGTCCTCTCGTGGGCGGAGATCGAGCTCGTCCTCCGGACGACGGACGCGATGCGCGAGGTCCTCGCCCGGCCCATCGCCAAGGTGCCCGCGCTCCGCGGGACGAACGTCACGATCCTCTTCTACGAGGCCTCGACGCGGACCCGGGTGAGCTTCGAGGTCGCGGCGAAGAACCTGTCGGCGGACGTCGTGAACATCGCCGCCTCGAGCTCGTCGGTGGCCAAGGGCGAGTCCCTCGTTGACACGGTCCGGACGATCGAGGCGCTCGGGGCCAGGATGCTCGTCATGCGTCACCCGACGTCCGGGGCGCCGCATCTCGCCGCGGAACACTTCGGCGGCCACGTCCTCAATGGCGGCGACGGCTGGCACGCCCATCCGACGCAGGCGCTGCTCGACCTGTACACGCTCCGCGAGCGTCTCGGGACCGGTGCGGAGGAGCGGTTCCTCCGCGGCCGCAAGGTCGTCATCCTCGGCGACATCCTCCATTCGCGGGTCGCCCGCTCGAACATCTGGACGCTCTCCGCGGCCGGGGCGGATCTCTGGCTCTGCGGTCCCGCGACGCTCCTCCGGGGCTTCGAGGCGTGGGCCCGGCGCGGTGTGCACGGCGCGGCGGACGGGTCGCGCGTGACCGTCACCTCGGACGTCGCCGCGGCTCTCCGCGACGCGGACGTCGTCATGGCCCTCCGGATCCAGCGCGAGCGGATGGCCGGCGGCCTCCTCCCATCGCTGCGGGAGTACGCCGCTCGCTACGGACTCACCGCGGCACGGCTCGCGGAAGCCCGGCCGGGCGCCCTCGTCATGCACCCCGGTCCGATGAACGAAGGGGTCGAGATCGCCGCCGACGTGGCCGCCGGACCGCGCTCGCTCATCACGGACCAGGTGACGAACGGGGTCGCGGTCCGGATGGCGCTCCTCTACATCCTCGCCGGCGCCGAGGGCGCAGGCCGGTGA